The DNA segment CTTTTCGAGTCCTATTACTAGAGAAAATTTCAACTGGTTTAGCAATTCTTTTAAATTTTTCCTGTTAACACCTCCTCAATTTATAATTAAAACACTTGTTGTTACCCTTAAGACTACCACACTTCAATGATAGTACGGTTAAGACTACCAGTCAATGCATTTTGATAACAATCATGATATTATTATTGTTATGAAATAACTCGGAGGAATGCATATGAAGATCCGATTACGATTAAAAGAAATTCTTGCCGAGAAAGGCATCTCCCAAAGAGAGCTTGCCCGGAGAATGGGGATTCGCCATCCTACTATTAACCATCTATGTTCAGATTCTGTTGATAGAGTTTATATACGTACTTTAGAGAAAATCTGTGAGACTCTGGATATTACAGTGGATCAACTTATTGTTTCCGTTGAGGATGAACAGTCTGCAGATAAGTAGTGTATTAGTTCGTTATACTTAGCCGATAAAACAAGCCAATCATGGTATACCATGGTTGGCTTGTTCAAAGTACGATAATTCTTGAGAACTTTTTTGTCTGTGCGGCAGTCTATCCCTTTGATCGGCGGCTAGCATATCCAAATGTTTGGTTTAAAAGCTTCTAATTCTTTTCTATAACCTGAAAATCTGTACGCCCTGATTGCTCACATCTGCCGTAGCTTCCGCCATTAGCTCGCTAACAACCGAATTTTATACATAAGCTATTCATATTCCACTTGGCCTGAGCAATTGAGCTCACCGTTTCCATTTAATTTCGTCTTCTTTAATTTTGAGCATGCAAAAAAGCTCATTCCTACTCCGATAATTCAAGTGGGAAGAGCTTTGAAAGATGTATTTGAAATGTTTTCCTAAATATATTATCATTATTTATTTTCAATAGTATTTTTATACATTTACTCTTCTTCATCCAGTTTTTGCTTTAAATAATTAGCAATCTCTGTTTCGCCTCTTTCAATAGCAAATGCATAAGCATCCATATCTTTCATGTTGTCACCGGAGTATTTTATAGTAATGTCTATATTATTCTCAACTAACAATTTAACTATCTCAAAATGACCACCATATATTGCAGAAAACAGAGGATTTCTCTCTGGTTCACTAATATCAATCTCAATATTATGGTTAATAAGATATTTTACAATATCTAAGTGTCCTTTTGCAGTCGCTCTTTCAAGGGCATTTGTAGAAAATGTTCCTCCTTGTGCATTAATATCTATCCCAGCATCAACAAGATATTCTACTATTTCTAAATGCCCCTGAGCTGATGCTATATGTAACCATGTACCAAAAGGTGTCATCCACTCCAACATTTCTGGATTTTTCTCAAGTAAACTTTTTACTGTGTCAAGCTGAACACTTTTTATGGCACCTCTAATATCTTTTGCAATCTGAATCTTATCCATTTTTTGTCCCCCCATAGTTATCATCTTCTTGAAGCAGCTAGTTTTCCAAAGTCCTCCAGTATTTCAATAAAATCATCATATTCCCCACCTGCAGCATCAACTGCTTTCAATTGATTTACAACGTTTTCTAAAGCCTCAATACCATGATAATGATCGGGTTACGTCGCCTCAAAGATGCAAATATGTCCTTTTGCTCTTCCAATCGGAGTACCCTATTCTAAAATAGCATAAGATTTTGAAAAACCTATGGAAATACGAATATAACAAAAACAGGTCTTTTATGGTGATATTTGTCCATAATCGACCTGTTAGTTGTAATGGAATAACGTTTTTAGATTATAAAACTAAAGCATTGTTGTACTATTAGGAAAATGTTGAAGTCCTTATACAGATTTTACAAGGATTATATATTTGAGCATTTTGCATAATTCCCTATTTGAGAATTGAATAGCAGAACCTAGACCTAGTTGGTGGTGCATTTTCAGCTAAATCCACTCGGTTTTCAAAAATGGGCAGACCTGCAGAATTTTCTGCGCATTCAAAATTTTAAGCAGCGACTTTTCTGTATTTCTGAGCCATTGCCAGGGCAGAAGCCAGCAATACAATTGCATTTAAATATTGGTGAGTTATGACTTTCTCTATGCCCCAAACATGCATGGCGTCTGCGGTCAAATAGGTTTTCATTCGGGAGTTGCAGCGTTCTACACTCGTTCTTTCTTTGTAAAGTTCTTGCCAACGTTTCGTGTTCCGGTGCGGACTTGAATAACGGCGCAAATCGCTTTTTGTATCAACCTTGAGCACCATTCCATAGTTGGAAGATGAACAGGCTGCCATCCCCAGCGGACAATCCACCTTGCCGGTCGCATGGGGACACCGGAATTTCAGGTGATCGCCATCTACTCCCCAGTATGTCATGGCAAAACCCATGGAGCAGCAAGGTGTACCGTTAGATGTTATACCTGCAGGCGGTTCCTTCTCATTGCGAAGATTCATCGGGATAATCGCTTGCGCTTTGAGCTTCCGTGCCGCTTCATAGTTTTTAAGTTGGTCATACCCAGCATCAAACACAAAGAACTTCACTTTCGCATCGGCAGCCACTTGTTCCATAAGAGCGGGTGCCAGATCACCGTCATTGACATGAGCCGGTGTAACCGAGAGGGCCAGGGGCAGTTCGCTAGCGGTGTCGACAGCAAGATGAAGCTTATAGCCGAACCACTTGACCTTGTTACCAAAGGAGTCAAACTTCGCGCCCCAGTTGGCATTCCCCGTCAGCTCACTTTTGCGCTTCGGCTGTTTCTTCTCGTAGGCATGGATCGCTGCGCTGTCCATCGCCACGTGACTTCCATCGATGATTCCTTCCTGCTTACAGCGTGTGACGAGATCCTCAAACAGACGTTTTGCCAATCCCTTATTCGTTAGCTCAGTGAAAACGCGGCTTAATGTGGCGATTGATGGAGCTTTTCGATCAAGCCTGAGTCCGCATTGGTAACGGAAACGAAGATCCATATCCAGACGACGATGCAAGCCACTAAATGTATCCATGTTCTCCAGCGGCGCTGCAAGCAATGCGCGAAGAATCCCTTGTCGGCAGTGCCCATCGGCACCTCGGGGTGAATGACTTCTCAAATCTTTAGCATAAGGTCGTAAGTCCAGGGCACTGAAGAAGATAGGCAAACGTTCTTTAAATTCAAGTTTTTGAAGTTCTTCAAAGGAAAATAGACTTTCTTGTAGAATATACATAGTGACTTCTCCCCCTTGGGTTTTCTTGTTTAGTCACTTGAAAACTTCTCCAAGTTGGGGTGAAGTCCTTTTTTTATGTTTGAAAACCTTTGTCTAGCAAGGGCTCAGGTTAATGCAAAATGCTCATTTAAATAAATGATTTATTCAGCGATGAATGAAGATCTTAAACAGCCGTTCAAACCTTTAAGAGGGTTATTTCGTTGTTTGAGATGTATCAACTTAGATAGCTCGCATCGTGACCTTCTACATAATTCATTGATCATTGATTTATTGTTATCATTCGTCATTGCGCTCACCCTGAAAATGACTAAACCATAAATCCGCACTTCCCCACGTCAGTAATTGGCTATATTCATTAACACAAATCAAATATTCAGTCTTCTCATTTGTTACATACACTTCTCCCCAAGGTGCCTCATTCAGATATTTTTGTAATTCTCTAGATGAATCAAAGATAAATCCTACTTCTTCCTCTTCGCCCGTAAAGGTTGATCTTCTATTTGTTTTAAACAAAAAGAAACCACATGGAGTTGTTATACTCGCATGTGGAAGTAATTCAATTCGATTTACATGGTTTATATTTGTTATTGGTTGAATGATGGTTCATCCAGCACTAGACAGCTTCTATTACTTATATAATTTCAAACTTTCGTTTAATTTCGTGTAACCGAGACTCGACTAAATCCTTATCATCAGAATGCTGTAACAAATATGCTTCACTTGCTTCTTTGAGATAACCATAGAAAGTGGGGTAATCCAATACGATGGTTACATCTTCATCAACTGCAGGATGGTCAAAAAAATAGCAAACTCCATTTTCTCCGAAGTATCCTTCCTCCCACTCTTCTAGTTCACCTGAAAATAAACACCAGATATGCTCGTTACCAAAACCTTGTCCGTTACAATACTTTTCCAACGCCTTAATAAAGTTCCCATCTCCGATAGCAAAATAATAAAGATCTATCAGTTTTTTTTCATAAGTATTTTCATTTGACATATCGTTACCTCCCTAATTCCCCTCAAATGAAGGATGGAAATTTGTGATGTTCCCACTATCATCAAGATATCCCGTGAATCTAAGTCCATTAGATGAATACCCAGTCACTAATCTCCCATTAATCACACCATTCTCCATAGCTTCTTTACCCCATACGATCATTTGTTCATTTGAAATCAAATTAGAATCATATACCGTCTTTGGTTGAGGGATATTTTTATATTGGCCAGGTACTACCTTCAATTCCCTATCCAATGCAGGAAGTCTATACTCTATTTCATAAACCCCAGTAACAGTAGGATGTGAAGTTCTTGAGACAATGACATCATCCAGATTCCAGCCTTGATCTGTTAGAATCTTTTCGAAGTTTTCTAAATTATGGCCACCGACAACGCCTTTATTACCTTTTCTAACAATACCTTGTGCATTTATCATGTGATCATCAAAACCATTTATAAACTCGAAATTGTTCTTTATTACTGGAACACCATTACCCGTCCCCCCAGAACCTCTTCTACTAAACTGAATGAACGGTTCGTCCCCAACACGCTGGAACCGCGGAAAAATATCCAACCTTGTTGAACCAAACCCGTAGTTCAATTCCGGTGCAAGTTTCCGTCTGTAGTTCCACGGATTCATCATAATATTAACATCATTCATTGTAGCTTTGAAGCTCGTGTACTTATCACCTGCTGCTTCTTTAAAGGCAGTTAGTCTTTGGCTGTCTTTAAATTTATCAGCAACTTTCAAGTTATTCGGCTTGAACAAGAGGGGCAGGTTAACTATAGCCACACCCGTTTCAATCTTATTTAATGTTGTCTGATCCATTCCAAATAGTGTCGGATTACTATAGTAATTCCCTTCGCCAAGGTCATGCAGCTTCTCTAAATTGACTTTTAATTGCATGACGCCTACGCCAATTTCTGCACCTGCTAACAGCAGTAAATACAGAGATTTTCCAGCTGTCGGAATCGCTAAGACAATGGCGACTGCACCAAAAAAAACCCCGAACATTGCAGCTCCTCTTTGGGGAGCTGCAACTTGTACTAGAAAGCTGAAGCGTGATAAGTACGTAACGGTTTGATCCTGTTTGCTGAAATAATCCGGTTTCTTAGGGATGACGTTCTCTAACCAAAAATCACTATTTTCTAGGTTTTCTAACCCCTGAGCCAGCCCTTTCATTATTGCGGATTGTGGTGTCAAAGCTTCTACAGTCTGTCCATGCATCCTTTTACGCTCTACATCTTTTAATGCTTCATATTCCTGTTGTTGTCTCTCAATTTTCCCAATCGTAAGATCATATAGCTCTGGTGATACCGACTGTAACGAACTCTCTTCTGATTTCATGAAGGTTGAAGGTGAAGGACTTTTCCCTTTAGTTTCTTTTGCATCTGCATTTCTAGTTTC comes from the Paenibacillus lentus genome and includes:
- a CDS encoding ankyrin repeat domain-containing protein; protein product: MDKIQIAKDIRGAIKSVQLDTVKSLLEKNPEMLEWMTPFGTWLHIASAQGHLEIVEYLVDAGIDINAQGGTFSTNALERATAKGHLDIVKYLINHNIEIDISEPERNPLFSAIYGGHFEIVKLLVENNIDITIKYSGDNMKDMDAYAFAIERGETEIANYLKQKLDEEE
- a CDS encoding transposase, which produces MYILQESLFSFEELQKLEFKERLPIFFSALDLRPYAKDLRSHSPRGADGHCRQGILRALLAAPLENMDTFSGLHRRLDMDLRFRYQCGLRLDRKAPSIATLSRVFTELTNKGLAKRLFEDLVTRCKQEGIIDGSHVAMDSAAIHAYEKKQPKRKSELTGNANWGAKFDSFGNKVKWFGYKLHLAVDTASELPLALSVTPAHVNDGDLAPALMEQVAADAKVKFFVFDAGYDQLKNYEAARKLKAQAIIPMNLRNEKEPPAGITSNGTPCCSMGFAMTYWGVDGDHLKFRCPHATGKVDCPLGMAACSSSNYGMVLKVDTKSDLRRYSSPHRNTKRWQELYKERTSVERCNSRMKTYLTADAMHVWGIEKVITHQYLNAIVLLASALAMAQKYRKVAA
- the cdiI gene encoding ribonuclease toxin immunity protein CdiI, which produces MSNENTYEKKLIDLYYFAIGDGNFIKALEKYCNGQGFGNEHIWCLFSGELEEWEEGYFGENGVCYFFDHPAVDEDVTIVLDYPTFYGYLKEASEAYLLQHSDDKDLVESRLHEIKRKFEII
- a CDS encoding helix-turn-helix domain-containing protein, with translation MKIRLRLKEILAEKGISQRELARRMGIRHPTINHLCSDSVDRVYIRTLEKICETLDITVDQLIVSVEDEQSADK